The stretch of DNA ACCATTAAAGAAATCAGAGTGCACTGCTTTTTCATTGGCTGCCAGGTCCATTAGCAGTCCGCTGCTGCCTCCTGCCTGTTAACACACAGCAGTACAACCAGTTTTAAAGCATTAGCAactatatcacacacacaacattacATTCAATGTAAACAACAGGGATGGAAAAGCTACTAGGGGACAATGTGATATTAGAAATGGAACATACTTCTGGTGGTAAAGCAGAGACTGTACATTATAGAGAGGGGGGACGTTTTGTGGCAGGTTGAAAATACAATCTGAAAGAACGTGTATCCAACTATAACTTATCCTAGGTAAGAAAAAACATCTCCAAATTCACCAAGGTTACTAGACATTATCGGaagtatatacaaaataaaatacttgatGGTAAGGCATCATTTGTGCATTATAGAAAGGGGGTAAGTTTTGTGGCAGGTTGAAAATGCAGTCTGAAAGAATGTGTGTAATCCACTATAACTTTTGCTTTGAAAATAAAAACCTCTCCATATTCACCAAATTTATTAGTTATGATCTGAAGtgtacacaaaataaaacacttgatAATAGGGCATCATTTGTGCAATATAAAGAGGGGGTACGTAAGGTTTGTGCTAGGTTGAAAATGCAATCTGAAAGAGCGTGCATCCAACTATAACTTATGACAGGTAAGAAAACACATCTCCAGAGAGAGGATACAGTTTGTGGCAGGTTGAAAATGCAGTCTGAAAGAATGTGTGTAATCCACTATAACTTTTGCTGTGAAAACTAAAGTTATTAGTTATGATCTGAAGTATATAGAGAATGAAACACTTGATGGTAGGGCTGAGACTGTGTATTATAGAGTAGTATAAGAGGGGATTCATATTTTTGCAGACTGCATGTCCAGCCAGGTATCTTTAATTTCGTTTTTATATGTTCTGTTCATGTTAGTACACCAGAAAAGAGTTATTCACAATCAAAACACAACTCTATTTACACATTTCATGACCAAAACAGAGCAGGGAGAAGAACAAATCTGATTTTACcttattaaaaacataaataaacaatagaaatagatgctaaatgtaatgtattattatcatgatgattattattattattaatcagcAGATCAGCTGTATCTAACAGCATTATTTTAAGAACATAAACTACATCTCTAACGTTACTAGCATTAACCAGTGTTTTGGTTTATTCTGTTGTGTTTCGGTGTAAAACCTTTAACCCACCTCGTCCAGATCAACATACGGTCCGGCTCCTTCAGGAAACATCTCGTCCACTGCGGgtttcattgtgttttagtttcagttcagCAGCACTTGTGGTTTAAAGATGTTTAGTAGCTTTGAGTttgtggttagcttagcttagcctaGCTTCAGCACACGTAAACAAAGCAAGCGTGTGCAACACTGAAATGTGTCCGGCTGACTCCTCGAGCTGGCTTCAGTGATTCCGCTCTTTACTTCCGGTAACAAAACCAACAGAACGCAGACTGTAAAGTGTAATATGAGCAGTTTTACTTCTTAACAATTAAgtaatgtatatatgtgtatatataccaATTTTCTGCATTATTC from Sebastes fasciatus isolate fSebFas1 chromosome 21, fSebFas1.pri, whole genome shotgun sequence encodes:
- the cops9 gene encoding COP9 signalosome complex subunit 9 encodes the protein MKPAVDEMFPEGAGPYVDLDEAGGSSGLLMDLAANEKAVHSDFFNDFEDLFDDDDLQ